From a single Plasmodium yoelii strain 17X genome assembly, chromosome: 9 genomic region:
- a CDS encoding heat shock protein DnaJ, which yields MNATNEKKRKRITNLNSIIWLLLSFFLTCAEGVDYYKRLGLKRNATKEDISKAYRKLAKEYHPDIAPDKEKDFIEIANAYETLSDPEKRKMYDMYGENYAEASQGFGGGPGGPGGGPGGFGNGFPFDQDVVNEIFRQFASGGRGGNSGGNFHFKFSSGGNKGYNNSGPRYGGRHPFEEEYYEDIYKNEVLKINSKNSNSIIDDINYSLLINFYSSSSSECISFKKIYLKLSKKYDGYINFAVINCDEEKALCKKYKVRSLPHIILIKKNKTYETLYSSKTEDNVKNFINNNIPYSFTEIKNKKNLDKFLTKSADIPKVLFFISHKDNIIMLKVLSMEFEKRLNIGIVYDTNYTIMKIFKKRNIKTPSILLIEDIDTLEGDLTHLKTVDFNILSLKLSHIVAQHRLKNNLYGHITSYQELTKKKYDSGHCNEKDSQICFFILKLLNQNYKSLDEDIKKVATKFSNDPLKILYINIFNQPHILDSFGLTNECKHPNCLILVAFRPKRQRFRVFDGEVNYNNVLNFVDNVVSGGLSINQNIKKGLNFLKSSYYDEL from the coding sequence ATGAATGCAACAAATGAaaagaaaaggaaaagaataacaaatttaaatTCTATTATTTGGttattattgtcattttttttgacaTGTGCTGAGGGAGTAGATTATTATAAAAGATTAGGATTAAAACGAAATGCAACAAAAGAAGATATTTCAAAAGCTTATAGAAAACTAGCTAAGGAATACCATCCTGATATAGCCCCAGATAAGGAAAAAGATTTTATAGAAATTGCAAATGCATATGAGACATTATCTGATCctgaaaaaaggaaaatgtATGATATGTATGGAGAAAATTATGCTGAAGCATCTCAAGGGTTTGGAGGAGGACCAGGAGGTCCAGGAGGTGGGCCAGGTGGATTTGGAAATGGATTTCCTTTTGATCAGGATGTTGTAAATGAGATATTTAGACAATTTGCTAGTGGAGGTCGAGGTGGAAATTCAGGAGGTAATTTTCATTTCAAATTTAGTTCAGGAGGAAATAAAGGATATAATAATTCAGGACCAAGATATGGTGGTCGCCATCCATTTGAAGAAGAATATTAtgaagatatatataaaaatgaagtattaaaaataaatagtaaaaattCCAATTCAATAATTgatgatataaattattcattacttataaatttttattcctCTTCTAGTTCGGAATGtatatcatttaaaaaaatatatttaaagttatcaaaaaaatatgatgggTATATAAATTTTGCAGTTATAAATTGTGATGAAGAGAAAGcattatgtaaaaaatataaagtaaGGTCATTACcgcatataatattaattaaaaaaaataaaacatatgaAACATTATATAGTAGTAAAACTGAAGATAATGTTaagaattttataaataataatattccaTATTCATTTacagaaattaaaaataaaaaaaatctcgataaatttttaacaaaaagTGCAGATATACCtaaagttttattttttatatcacaTAAAGATAACATTATTATGCTTAAAGTTTTATCCATGGAATTTGAAAAAAGATTAAATATAGGAATTGTATATGATACTAATTATactattatgaaaatatttaaaaaaagaaatataaaaacaccATCAATATTACTTATTGAAGATATAGATACTTTGGAAGGAGATTTAACACATTTAAAAACTGTTgattttaacattttatcattaaaaCTAAGTCACATTGTTGCACAACAtagattaaaaaataatttatatggtCATATTACCTCATATCAAGAATtaaccaaaaaaaaatatgattcgGGTCATTGTAATGAAAAAGATTCacaaatttgtttttttatattaaaactattaaatcaaaattataaaagcCTTGATGAAGATATCAAAAAAGTAGCAACAAAATTCTCAAATGATCCTTTgaaaattttgtatattaacatttttaaccAACCACATATTCTTGATTCTTTTGGATTAACAAATGAATGCAAACATCCGAATTGCTTAATTTTAGTTGCATTCAGACCCAAAAGACAAAGATTTAGGGTATTTGATGGAGAAGTTAATTACAATAATGTTCTCAATTTTGTCGATAATGTAGTTAGTGGAGGTTTGTCAATTAATCAAAACATCAAAAAGGGAttgaattttttgaaaagcTCATATTATGATGAATTATAA
- a CDS encoding succinyl-CoA synthetase alpha subunit, putative, translating to MKYSNIKNLCFPLKGRNYSATSKVFIDKNTTVICQGLTGKQGSFHTTEALKYGTKMVGGVNPSKKGSTWASIDNKYTLPVFGSVLEAKEKTNCYASVIYVPHQHAKNAIIESIESEIPLIVCITEGICQHDMLEVKACLNMSKKSRLIGPNCPGIIKPGESKIGILPSHIHKKGCVGIVSRSGTLTYEGVNQTTKVGLGQSTCIGIGGDPFHGTNFIDCLKLFLEDDETKCILLIGEIGGNAEEQVAEWLIENNVDDPEKKKKKKNIFAFIAGKCAPPGKRMGHAGALISGGKGTADGKIEALRNAGVHVVINPTKIGEEIYNVMKDII from the exons atgaaatattctAATATCAAAAATTTGTGTTTCCCTTTAAAG GGACGAAATTATTCTGCTACCAGCAAAGTGTTTATTGATAAAAACACAACAGTAATATGTCAAGGCCTTACAGGGAAACAA GGTAGTTTTCACACAACAGAGGCACTAAAATATGGAACGAAAATGGTTGGTGGTGTGAACCCATCAAAAAAAGGAAGTACATGGGCAAGTATTGATAATAAATACACATTACCTGTTTTTGGGTCTGTTCTTGAAGCTAAAGAAAAAACAAACTGCTATGCATCAGTTATTTATGTACCACATCAACATGCTAAAAATGCAATTATCGAATCTATTGAATCTGAAATACCATTAATTGTTTGTATAACAGAAGGTATATGCCAACATGATATGTTAGAAGTAAAGGCATGTTTAAATATGTCAAAAAAAAGCCGATTAATAGGTCCTAATTGTCCAGGAATTATAAAACCAGGCGAATCGAAAATTGGAATTTTACCATCAcatattcataaaaaaggTTGTGTAGGAATTGTAAGTAGAAGTGGTACATTAACATATGAAGGAGTAAATCAAACAACAAAAGTTGGTTTAGGTCAATCTACTTGCATAGGTATAGGGGGAGACCCATTTCATGGTACAAATTTTATTGACTgtcttaaattatttttagaaGATGATGAAACAAAatgcatattattaattGGAGAAATTGGAGGTAATGCAGAAGAACAAGTAGCTGAATGGTTAATAGAAAATAATGTTGATGAtccagaaaaaaaaaaaaaaaaaaaaaacatatttgcATTTATAGCTGGTAAATGTGCACCTCCAGGAAAGCGTATGGGTCATGCTGGCGCATTGATTAGTGGAGGTAAAGGAACAGCTGATGGAAAAATTGAAGCTTTAAGAAATGCAGGTGTTCATGTTGTTATTAATCCTACTAAAATAGGcgaagaaatatataatgtcaTGAAggatataatataa